The nucleotide sequence ACAGCTGCGCGTAGCCGCCGATCATGTGGGTGGGTTTGACGAGGATGCGGGTGACCGAGTTGTGGATCCCGCCGCGGCGCCCGGTCGCCTCGGACTTCGGGACGTCGATCAGGCGCTCCTGGGCGTGGTGGACGTAGACCACTCCGGCCGGCATCCGGTGGGAGACGATGGCCCGGCCGATGTAGACGCCGTTGGTGTTGAGGCACTCGACCCAGTCGTTGTCGGCGACCTCGATGAGTGCGGCGTCCTGGGGGCTCATCCACACCGTGGTGCCCCCGCGGGCCAGGGAGAGCATGAACAGGTTGTCCTGGTACTCCGAGTGGATCGACCACTTGTTGTGCGGGGTCAGATACCGCACGGCGATCGACAGCTCCCCGCGCTGCCCGAGCTTGGGTTCCCCGAACAGGCGGTGCATGTCCAGGGGCGGGCGGTAGATCGGCAGGGACTCACCCATGTCCTTGAGCCAGTCGTGGTCCAGGAAGAAGTGCATCCGTCCGGTGAGGGTGTGGAAGGGCTTGAGGCGTTCGATGTTGATGGTGAACGGGGCGTAGCGCCGCCCGCCGGTCTCGGAGCCGGACCACTCCGGGGAGGTGATCACCGGGACCGGGCCGGCCTGGGTGTCGGCGAAGGTGATGCGCTTCTCCTCGGAGCCGCGGGCGAGGTCTGCGAGCTCCACCCCGGTGCGCTTCTCGAGGGTCTCGAAGCCCTGCACGGCCAGCTCCCCGTTGGTGGTGCCGGAGAAGAGGAGGATGGCCTCGGCCATCCGCGCGTCGGTGTTGATCACCGGTCGGCCCGCCGCGGCCCCGGAGTCGAACACCCCGTGCAGGCGGGCCAGCTGGTCCACCTGGTGGGAGACGTCGTAGGTGATGTACTTCGTGGTGAGGCCCAGCTTCTCAGCCAGTGGCCCGACCGCGGAGAACTTCTCCCCGACCGCGGTGTAGTCGCGCTCCACCACCTGGAGGTTCGGCAGGTTCTTGCCCGGTACCGCCGGGACGTCGGTGCCCTTCCAATCCGGGGCGTGGCCCCCGGGTTGGGCGAGCTCGCCCGGGGTGTCGTGGGTGAGCGCGGTGGCCACCATGTCCTTGCGCACCCCGAGGTGCACCTTCGCCTGCCGGGAGAACTCCTCGGCCAGCAGCCGGAACAGGTCGTAGTCCGTCTTCGCTTCCCACGGCGGGTTGATCGCCGGGGTGAAGGCGTGCACGTAGGGGTGCATGTCGGTGGAGGACAGGTCGTGCTTCTCGTACCAGGTCGCGGCGGGGAACACGACGTCGGAGAGCAGGGTGGAGCTGGTCATCCGGAAGTCGGCCGATACGAGCAGGTCGAGCTTGCCCTCCGGGGCCTGCTCGTGCCAGGTCACGTCCTTCGGGCGGGAGGTGGAGTGGTCGGAGCCCAGGACGTTGTGGTGGGTGCCCAGCAGGTGCTTGAGGAAGTACTCCTCACCCTTAGCGGAGGAGCCCAGCAGGTTGGAACGCCACAGCATCAGGGTGCGCGGCCAGTTCTGCGGAGCGTCGACGTCCTCGACGGCGAAACGCATGTCCTGCGCCTTGAGTCGATCCGCGACCCACCGGGCCTCATCAGGTGCTTCCCCGCGGGCCACACCCTCGGAAGCGGCGTCGGCCACGTCCAGGGAGTTCTGGTCGAACTGCGGGAAGAACGGCATCCACCCCATGCGGGTGGACTTGGCGACCACGTCGGCGGTGTGCATGCCCTTCAGGTGACCCTGGGCCAGCGGGGACTGCAGCGAGTCGGAGGAGTACCCGTCGGAGCGGAACTGGTCGGTGTGCATGTACCAGAACGCGGTGCCGATCATGAACCGCGGCGGGCGGGTCCAGTCGGTGGCCGCGGCCATCGTGGCCTGGCCGGTGATCGGTCGGGTCTTCTCCTGGCCCACGTAGTGCGCCCACCCGCCGCCGTTGCGCCCCTGACACCCGCACAGCATGAGCATCGCGAGGATCGCCCGGTAGGTGACGTCCCCGTGGTACCACTGGCAGATGCCGGCCCCGAGAATGATCATCGACCGGCCGCCGGACTTCTCCGCGTTGGTGGCGAACTCCCGGGCGATGCGGGCCACCGCCGCCGCCGGGACCGAGGTGATCTCCTCCTGCCACGCGGGGGTGTAGGGGGTCTCCACGTCGTCGTACCCGGACGCCCACTGGCCGGGTAGCCCGGCCCGGCCCACCCCATACTGGGCGAGCATGAGGTCGAAGACCGTGGTCACCGTGCGTCCGGCCACTTCGGTGACCGGCACCCCGCGGTGGACCACCGAGCCCTCGCCCGTGGCATCGGTGAACGCGGGCAGATCGATCACGCTAGTGGCCTGCTCGTAGGACGCCGAGTCGGCGACGGACAGGGCCGGGCGCACCCCCTGCAGGTCCAGGTTCCACTTCCCCTCGTCGGCCTCGTTGTAGCGGAAGCCCGTCGACCCCTGGGGCACCACCGGAGTGCCCGCGTCCCGGTCCAGGAGCACGGTCTTGAACGCCGCGTCCGCGGCCTCTGTCTGCCCCAGGTCCTGGGCAGTGAGGAACTTGCCGGGCACCACGGTGCCGTCTGGGCGCTGCTCGAGGGTGACGAGGAAGGGCAGGTCGGTGTACTGCACCACGTAGTCCTCGAAGAACGGGACCCGCCGGTCCACGAAGTTCTCCTTCAGGATCACATGCCCCATGGCCATGGCCAGGGCGGCGTCGGTGCCGGCCTGGGCGGGCAGCCACTCGTCGGCGAACTTCGTGTTGTCGGAGTAGTCGGGACTCACCGAGACGACCTTGGTGCCGCGGTAGCGGGCCTCGACCATCCAGTGCGCGTCCGGGGTGCGGGTGACCGGGATGTTGGAGCCCCACATCATCAGATAGGTCGCATCCCACCAGTCGCCCGACTCGGGCACGTCCGTCTGGTCCCCGAAGACCTGGGGGCTGGCCACGGGCAGGTCCGCGTACCAGTCGTAGAAACTGTTCATCACCCCGCCGATGAGGTTAAAGAACCGGGCGCCGGCCGCGTGGGAAACCATGGACATCGCCGGGATCGGGGAGAACCCGGTGACCCGGTCCGGGCCGTAGGTCTTGATCGTGTGCACGTGGGCGGCCGCGGTCATCTCGAGGGCCTCCTGCCAGCTGGAGCGCACCAGCCCGCCCTTGCCCCGGGCCTGCTGGAACGCCCGGCGCTTCTCCGGGTCCCCGACCACGGCCTGCCAGGCCAGGACGGGGTCCCCGCCGACCTCTGCCTTGGCGGCCCGGTACATCTCCAGCAGCACCCCGCGCACGTACGGATAGCGCACGCGGGTGGGGGAGTAGGTGTACCAGGAGAAGGCGGCCCCGCGGGGGCAGCCGCGTGGTTCGTACTCCGGGCGGTCCGGGCCCACGGAGGGGTAGTCGGTCTCTTGGGCCTCCCAGGTGATGATCCCATCCTTGACATAGATCTTCCAGGAGCAGGAGCCTGTGCAGTTCACCCCGTGCGTGGAGCGGACCACCTTGTCGTGGCTCCACCGGTTCCGGTAGAACGCGTCCCCGGCCCGCCCGCCCTCGCGGAAGACCGCGCGGCCGTCCGGGGACTCCTCCCAGCGGGTGAAGAACTTCCCGAGCTTGAGCAGGGCGTCGGAGGCAGGACCATCGGTGCGCGGCGGGACGGATTCGGTCGTCATGGAAAGAAACCTAGTAATGCGCCGGCAAGAATGCCATTCTTACGCGTTACTGATCGTCGCGCCATGACTTGTTCTGGCCATAATGCATTCCGTGGTAAATGCTGACGTGTCATATGTTTCAGAAAGAGAACTTTGTTTCAGAAGGCGAGCCCATTGC is from Kocuria rosea and encodes:
- a CDS encoding nitrate reductase subunit alpha, with protein sequence MTTESVPPRTDGPASDALLKLGKFFTRWEESPDGRAVFREGGRAGDAFYRNRWSHDKVVRSTHGVNCTGSCSWKIYVKDGIITWEAQETDYPSVGPDRPEYEPRGCPRGAAFSWYTYSPTRVRYPYVRGVLLEMYRAAKAEVGGDPVLAWQAVVGDPEKRRAFQQARGKGGLVRSSWQEALEMTAAAHVHTIKTYGPDRVTGFSPIPAMSMVSHAAGARFFNLIGGVMNSFYDWYADLPVASPQVFGDQTDVPESGDWWDATYLMMWGSNIPVTRTPDAHWMVEARYRGTKVVSVSPDYSDNTKFADEWLPAQAGTDAALAMAMGHVILKENFVDRRVPFFEDYVVQYTDLPFLVTLEQRPDGTVVPGKFLTAQDLGQTEAADAAFKTVLLDRDAGTPVVPQGSTGFRYNEADEGKWNLDLQGVRPALSVADSASYEQATSVIDLPAFTDATGEGSVVHRGVPVTEVAGRTVTTVFDLMLAQYGVGRAGLPGQWASGYDDVETPYTPAWQEEITSVPAAAVARIAREFATNAEKSGGRSMIILGAGICQWYHGDVTYRAILAMLMLCGCQGRNGGGWAHYVGQEKTRPITGQATMAAATDWTRPPRFMIGTAFWYMHTDQFRSDGYSSDSLQSPLAQGHLKGMHTADVVAKSTRMGWMPFFPQFDQNSLDVADAASEGVARGEAPDEARWVADRLKAQDMRFAVEDVDAPQNWPRTLMLWRSNLLGSSAKGEEYFLKHLLGTHHNVLGSDHSTSRPKDVTWHEQAPEGKLDLLVSADFRMTSSTLLSDVVFPAATWYEKHDLSSTDMHPYVHAFTPAINPPWEAKTDYDLFRLLAEEFSRQAKVHLGVRKDMVATALTHDTPGELAQPGGHAPDWKGTDVPAVPGKNLPNLQVVERDYTAVGEKFSAVGPLAEKLGLTTKYITYDVSHQVDQLARLHGVFDSGAAAGRPVINTDARMAEAILLFSGTTNGELAVQGFETLEKRTGVELADLARGSEEKRITFADTQAGPVPVITSPEWSGSETGGRRYAPFTINIERLKPFHTLTGRMHFFLDHDWLKDMGESLPIYRPPLDMHRLFGEPKLGQRGELSIAVRYLTPHNKWSIHSEYQDNLFMLSLARGGTTVWMSPQDAALIEVADNDWVECLNTNGVYIGRAIVSHRMPAGVVYVHHAQERLIDVPKSEATGRRGGIHNSVTRILVKPTHMIGGYAQLSWAFNYLGPTGNQRDIVSVVRKRSQEVQY